In Spirochaeta lutea, the following proteins share a genomic window:
- a CDS encoding tetratricopeptide repeat protein: MIREGTSIANTQKVSIFVILIILVSMVFIGCQRPVTRLARDLNQLESPPSYAREKNSEDRIRELEGIIQGFMGILEERIQAAGGLATAYKLLGMEYQRLGMHKLALENLEKAIEVESANEILLYMAGTNAAAWADSAPSPEQAQPYYVKSDRYFTRAIEINPYYGEALFSAAVLKHFQLEEHEEALGLINRTIEIQPGNHRAFFVKARILASLGRLQEAADLYGEIAAMDIPNPQKDEARKNQRAILDGIYE; the protein is encoded by the coding sequence ATGATCCGTGAGGGTACAAGCATTGCAAATACGCAGAAGGTCAGCATATTTGTAATTCTAATAATCCTTGTCTCCATGGTATTTATAGGCTGTCAACGACCGGTCACCCGATTAGCCAGAGATCTAAATCAACTGGAATCACCCCCCAGTTATGCTCGGGAGAAAAATTCTGAGGATCGAATTCGTGAATTAGAGGGGATTATCCAGGGGTTTATGGGGATTTTGGAGGAGCGAATTCAGGCAGCCGGGGGGCTTGCCACAGCCTATAAACTCTTGGGGATGGAATACCAACGCCTGGGTATGCATAAGCTGGCCCTGGAGAATTTGGAAAAAGCAATAGAGGTTGAATCAGCCAACGAGATATTACTGTACATGGCTGGTACCAATGCAGCGGCCTGGGCCGACAGCGCACCCTCCCCAGAGCAGGCTCAGCCGTATTATGTAAAAAGTGATCGCTACTTTACCAGGGCCATTGAGATCAACCCGTACTATGGTGAGGCTCTCTTTTCAGCGGCGGTTCTGAAGCATTTTCAGTTGGAGGAACATGAGGAGGCATTAGGGCTGATAAATCGTACCATTGAGATTCAACCCGGAAATCACCGTGCGTTTTTCGTCAAGGCACGTATTCTCGCCAGTTTAGGCCGGCTGCAAGAAGCCGCCGATCTTTACGGCGAAATAGCGGCCATGGATATTCCGAATCCACAAAAAGACGAAGCCCGCAAGAATCAGCGCGCGATTTTGGACGGTATATATGAATAA
- the xerD gene encoding site-specific tyrosine recombinase XerD gives MVAISSDRRILLQFEAYLLAELQLARRTVRTYMREVSDFFRFLHETQCELKDVQVQTIQQYISVRGETRSLDSRTIAKVVSSLRSLFQYCMLEGIVHENPANNLELPRMPQRLPGVLRVEEIELILEQIDTTTPNGLRDRALFELIYSCGLRISEAVDLTMERVFLDEQVVRVTGKGDKERLVPLGEEARYWLEQYLTDGRPALLRSGALNPFVFLNHHGRGLSRKGMWKRFKEFTERAGVQAKVHTLRHSFATHLLEGGADLRAVQELLGHADISTTQIYTHIDRDELQVYHKDHHPRG, from the coding sequence ATGGTAGCAATAAGCTCGGATCGGCGTATCCTATTACAATTCGAAGCCTATCTCCTAGCAGAGCTTCAACTAGCCCGCCGTACGGTTAGAACCTATATGCGGGAGGTAAGTGATTTTTTTAGATTTCTTCATGAAACCCAGTGTGAGCTGAAGGATGTACAGGTACAAACTATTCAGCAGTACATTTCTGTCCGGGGTGAAACTCGGTCTCTGGATAGTAGGACAATAGCAAAGGTCGTTAGCAGTCTTCGGAGCTTATTCCAATACTGTATGCTGGAAGGAATCGTCCACGAAAATCCTGCAAACAACCTAGAGCTGCCTCGAATGCCCCAGAGGCTGCCTGGAGTCCTCCGTGTTGAGGAAATCGAACTCATCCTGGAACAGATTGATACCACCACCCCCAACGGTCTGCGGGATAGAGCCCTGTTTGAATTAATCTATTCTTGCGGACTCAGGATATCCGAGGCGGTTGACCTGACTATGGAGAGGGTTTTTCTGGATGAACAGGTTGTCCGGGTTACTGGCAAAGGGGATAAGGAGCGGTTGGTGCCCCTGGGTGAAGAGGCTCGCTATTGGCTAGAGCAGTATCTGACCGATGGTCGTCCAGCCTTATTGCGCTCCGGAGCCTTGAATCCCTTCGTGTTTCTTAACCATCACGGCCGGGGATTAAGCCGGAAGGGAATGTGGAAGCGATTTAAAGAGTTTACCGAGCGGGCGGGAGTGCAAGCCAAGGTGCATACCCTACGCCATAGTTTTGCAACCCATCTCCTGGAGGGGGGGGCGGATCTTCGGGCGGTACAGGAGTTATTGGGTCATGCGGATATTAGTACTACACAGATCTATACGCACATCGACCGCGATGAGTTACAGGTATATCATAAGGATCATCACCCCAGGGGGTGA
- the deoC gene encoding deoxyribose-phosphate aldolase: MAKQTPFLNEYSPEQKAEWDTIADLLIKNGRITEAVYPDIPSVRRNPKDSLAKAIDHTLLKQGATREDFQKLYTDARTWDVWSVCVPSNRVAQAAEALGGSSVLVCTVVGFPFGYENTAGTVQDTRTAIQHGAKEIDMVIPLGYLKDGDYLGVFDHISAVVQTAEEVGTRLGTGVLVKVILETSELSDLEILKGSAISCFAGAHFIKTSTGFASGGATLEALKIMRITAGELRGVKASGGVRTREFALQCLSLGTDRIGASSTAAILGVDNGAVSSGY, translated from the coding sequence ATGGCAAAGCAGACACCGTTTTTAAACGAGTACAGCCCGGAACAAAAGGCAGAGTGGGATACCATAGCAGATTTATTGATCAAAAATGGCAGGATTACCGAAGCGGTGTATCCCGATATTCCGTCGGTACGACGCAATCCCAAGGATAGTCTCGCTAAGGCCATAGATCACACCCTCTTGAAGCAGGGTGCCACCAGGGAGGATTTTCAAAAACTCTACACTGATGCAAGAACCTGGGATGTTTGGAGTGTCTGTGTGCCCTCGAATCGGGTGGCCCAGGCTGCAGAAGCATTGGGAGGTTCATCCGTGTTGGTGTGTACTGTGGTAGGATTTCCGTTTGGGTATGAAAACACTGCCGGAACCGTCCAGGATACCCGGACTGCCATCCAGCACGGAGCAAAAGAAATCGATATGGTTATTCCCCTGGGGTACCTGAAGGATGGTGATTATCTAGGGGTCTTTGACCATATTTCAGCGGTGGTTCAAACAGCTGAGGAAGTAGGGACCCGGTTGGGTACCGGTGTCTTGGTCAAGGTAATCCTGGAAACGAGTGAGTTGTCAGATCTTGAGATTCTCAAGGGTAGCGCCATTTCCTGTTTCGCCGGCGCTCATTTTATCAAAACATCCACCGGGTTTGCATCGGGTGGAGCTACCCTGGAGGCCCTTAAAATAATGAGGATAACTGCGGGGGAACTACGGGGAGTGAAAGCGAGCGGTGGGGTGCGGACGCGAGAATTTGCCCTTCAGTGTCTGAGTCTCGGGACTGATAGGATCGGTGCATCCAGTACGGCAGCAATCCTCGGAGTGGATAACGGTGCGGTATCCAGCGGCTATTAG